A genomic region of Zygotorulaspora mrakii chromosome 7, complete sequence contains the following coding sequences:
- the VFA1 gene encoding Vfa1p (similar to Saccharomyces cerevisiae YER128W; ancestral locus Anc_8.139), which translates to MGLPHLALKDSEKVLQKMINEYIGRKVALKDMQPCLICGKPSTTVLYNSSGPDWFYTCDIHLKDNPQFVIPLYGKDYEDALSKLRELKSQLNNAKISQSGSWDGWVSSIFVKNKSKGKGKESESGKTSDATSADIESETHESSKDVADPMDKVKKLQTSYENQVDMVTDLQSKNKRYQLSKTTFESRVLKKKNEQIVAAKRKREQEAYTRTDPEELMHKFSFPTVPKS; encoded by the coding sequence atggGCTTGCCACATTTAGCACTGAAAGACTCCGAAAAGGTgctccaaaaaatgataaatgaaTATATAGGTCGCAAGGTTGCATTAAAGGATATGCAGCCCTGTTTGATATGCGGCAAACCGAGTACTACAGTATTGTACAATAGCTCAGGACCAGATTGGTTTTACACTTGCGACATACACCTGAAGGACAATCCTCAATTTGTCATCCCATTGTATGGGAAGGACTATGAAGATGCATTAAGCAAATTGAGGGAGTTGAAGTCTCAACTAAACAACGCTAAAATTAGTCAATCTGGTTCCTGGGATGGTTGGGTATCCAGCATATTTGttaaaaacaaaagcaAGGGAAAGGGCAAGGAAAGTGAGAGTGGCAAAACTAGCGATGCGACAAGCGCTGACATTGAATCCGAAACCCATGAATCATCTAAAGATGTAGCTGATCCAATGGATAAAGTCAAAAAGTTGCAAACCTCGTATGAAAATCAGGTCGATATGGTCACAGACTTGCAAAGCAAGAATAAAAGATATCAATTAAGCAAGACCACCTTCGAAAGTAGagttttaaaaaaaaagaatgagcAGATCGTGGCAGCGAAGCGCAAACGGGAACAAGAAGCCTATACTCGCACAGACCCCGAGGAGCTTATGCACAAATTTTCCTTCCCCACGGTACCCAAGAGTTGA